One Hypomesus transpacificus isolate Combined female chromosome 21, fHypTra1, whole genome shotgun sequence genomic window, GACTGAAAGTTCTTTTTTATCTGTGTTTACTTTAGGACTTCTGTCTTAGGCTGCAAGTTTAAGTTGACTCACAtacgatacacacacaaaccatgcgTGCGGGGGAGCTCCAACAACAGCTTGGAAGCACCTCGCGGGCTCTTATCAGTGTTTTCACTCTTGGGAATGCCACTCCGTGGGAAAGACTGGGACCGGGAGGCTTTGGGAAGCCATGTGGAGTTGGTGTCACACGCCTCCACCTGCCTCAGCTgtgctggggggtggaggagcactCAGGTGCTGAGGCCTGTGAGCCAGGCTgctgcctggggggggggggggggtcatgtctTCTCCTGGTCCCCAGATCCCTCCGTGTCACGTGACCGCTCACGGGGGCTGGCTCGTCAGCCTGGCTCATGGCCTTGTTCCTTTGCCAGTTGTCGTCCTCCCTACGCAGCTGAAGCGTTTCCATCACGTGTGATTGGAACTCCGTCTAGTCCTCCTTGTTAGCTGGACAGTTTTCCATACACACATGAACCCTGGTCGTTTTAAGAATGCCTCTCGATAGATAATCGTCCGTTGTCGTGCAAGGGGTTCAGCTCCCCCTATGCAACATTTGGCAGGGCAAGTGGCTTCCACCCGTAGCCCAGTCTCCTGGAAGACATGGTCCTGTTTAGTAAACAGAAGGGgcctttccttcctcttccGGTGGATTGTTTAAAGACAACCAGCCGTCAGCATGGCTCCGGCGTCACAATCGCAGAACCTTCGACCTGCAGGCGGAGGAGACCTCCAGTCTGCTCGGCCGAGACCACCTCGCTTGTCTAGACTGAGATCTCCACCCCACAGATCCCTCCTCGTGTGTCTGGACGCTGTTATTAAGACACGCAGTCAGTCCACACATGAATCCTGTGAGGATGGAGAATGTTGTTTATTTCACATAATACGTTtcgctgcccccccccatcagTGTTCACCTTGGAAAACGTCACCCTGTCCATCGAGCCGGACGGCGACGTGGAGAGGGACGCCAGCCCGACCCTCCGCTGCCGGCCGCTGGTCAAGAGCAGCCCTGGGACGTCTCTGGTGCGTCGCTACGTCGTGCTCAAGGACAACGCCGAGGTGCACCACGGGAACACCAGCCGCCCTGATGACCTGCTGTGGAGCATACCCAACGCCAGGGTCAGCGACAGCGGCAAGTACAAGTGCCGCGTGTTTATCCGGGACAAGACTGCCGTCAGCAACACTGAGAAGCTGAAAGTGACAGGTTGGTTTCAGGGGATGTTTGTCTAGGGACGGGAGAGTCGTGGGTTTTCTATGTGGTGTCATTGGGTCTCTGTGAAACCtccctgtactgtgtgtgtgtgtgtgtgtgtgtgtggggggggggggggggggggggggggggggggggtgtcatatAATGGAGCTGTCCAAGCGGCGTTTCCTCACACACGTGACGAGTGCACCTCTGTGTTCTTGTGCGTGTGAACCGTGTGCGTGTTCCCCTGTGtgttcaccccctcccccaggcctttCCCAGCCGGTGCTGCTCATACTGCGCAACACAGCGCAAGCTCCCATCCAGGAGGGAGACCGGGTGCCCGTCTCATGCCAAGCCCCAGGGGAGACCGGAACCTTCATCTTCTACTTCTACGACCAAGGCCAGGAGATCCACGAGGAGCAGACCACCTCCAACCAGGTGGAAGTGGAGCTCCTGTTCAACAAGCCGGGCATGCGGGACATGCAGTGTGCCTACATGGTGTTGATGGTGCCAGACGCGGTCAAGTCCAACCACAGCCAAGCGCAATATGTGAGAGTGCGAGGTTAGTGaaccacgcacacaaacacacacacgtacaaaagAATTTGACTATGCTTTCCATTGAGAAACGTCAAGTCGGATGAATGAAAGTTCCTGGTGACTGTTCCAGTTTCCACctttctgtccgtctgtccttAGAGTTTGACTTCCTTCCGGTTCTTTCCGTCCTTCCCGATCCGACGAAGACAAAGATCTTCGAGGGGGACAGGATCAACGTCTCCTGTGAATATCGCGGGGCGATCGATCCCTTGATCAGAGTCGCCCTTAGCAACGGGAACCAGTTGCTTGATGTCACGCAAACCCAGGCCAAAGTGTCGCACAGTCTTACAGTGTTCTCAAATCATTCCGGGGAGTTTGAGTGCAGCGTAATGAAGGGCAACGTGGTTAAGAAAAGAAACAGCATTGTGAAAGTCCTAGGTGAGCTCAACAAAAAGGGGAAGACCtgtttatgttgtttttgattttgattttgtGAAGCCGTTTCTTCAGTTTGGAGTCACGAAAAGCCTTTAGATGTGTGAATCcacattttttgttttcaacATTTCCCAAATTGATAATAAGCAGTTTGACACCCTCATATTGCATAGCGTTTGGTGACACATTTTCTTTCCCACAGAAATCATCTCAACTCCAACTCTGACTGTGAACCCCGATGTATTTGAAAATGACACGTTTCACGTGAGATGCCAGAGCGACGTCCTTGCCCCTGAGAGAGTTGACAGCACAGATGTCAACTACCAGATTCGTAGAATCGAGGGCCAGACCAGTTACAAGGAAAAAGTCTTCAGAGATCTGGTCCACACAGCAGGGTCCAGGACCTACACGTGCACTGTGACAGCACGGAATATAGTGAAGCACAGTCCAGCATTGGTTGTCCAAATAAAAGGTGAGTAAAGAGAGACCTGTTGTTTATTTGGCTCACTGAACAGTAGTTATCTTCCATTTGCTGGCTTACAGTAAACAATAAGTTCTAAAGATAAAGCTAACACCTTATTTAGATTGAAGGCTTTCTCAACCAGCTGCTGTgcaatcccccctcctcctctcccctcctcaccactcctcccctcctcaccactttccccctcctcccctcctcctctcccctcatcaccacttctcccctcctcaccactttccccctcctcctctcccctcctctcccctcatcaccactcctcccatcctcaccactctccccctccttccctcccctccactcaccccctcacctccccgccccccccccccccccccccccccccccagccctggccaGTGAGCCACAGATCTGGGCCgtgggcagggtggtggtggggcggcCGTTCCAGGTGCGCTGTCACTCGGCCCGGGGCAGCCTGCCCATCACCCACACCCTCCAGAGGAACAAGGCGCCGGTCGGCACGGTGACCATCACGCGGCCCGGCCAGCTGGCACTCTTCAACGTCACGATCCAGCGGGCCGGGGAGATCCATGACTACAGCTGCAGCTCCCAGAACAACAGACATGTGCTGCCGGTGGTGGGCAAACACCTCAACATCTCTGTCGTAGGTGAGGACGCCATGCCCTCTGGGACGCGTGACATGGAATACGTACCGAAGTGTTCCTGTTCGAATGTGTAGTGCACAGGAATCATGTGGCCAAATGACAGCGTAGTTGACTTTAAAGTCTTACTAGTTCACGACACACCGCTGTCGATAGCTGAGGTCGTTTTTGGTGCGTACGCAGAGCTTTCACGGAGCGTCAAGTGAAACAGCTTTCAAAAACACCAAACACTTCCCTGTTTCGCTTCCCAGTCCACCTCTAACGGCCGctgtttctcccccctccccacccccagtgCCTCTCTCCGACCCTAGACTGAGTGTGCTCCCGGCCTTGTCGGACATCCTGGAGGGAGTCGACCTCATCCTGATCTGCAGCGCCGAGGGCTCCCCTCCGATCACCTTCAGGTGGTACCCGCGACGACAGCGCTAAGTCTCTGCACAGCAGCACGTCCGCCGACATCACCGACAGCCACGTCATCCACGGCGTGGACAAGCAGGCCAGCGGCGCCTACTACTGCGAGGCCGTCAACTACGACAACGTCAACATACGAAGCCAGAAGGTCAtcgtggagggtgaggaagacttgtgtgttttgggagtgtgtgtacgtacgtgcgtgtgtgtgtgcatgtgtcggGGTGGTGGCTGAAATAGGTATGTACGTACAcggacacaaaagcacacatgaTCCAGCCATAGAAGGTGAAGAGCATTATAAAAGCAgtggcatccacacacacacacacgctcacacacacacacgctcacacacacacacacactctaatatTCTCTACCCTCCGGCCGCCCCCCCCACTGACTACCCACAGGTATCAAGGTTATCCAACCTCCCTGTTAACGAACCCCAGTGGTGCCATATCCATTAGCACCGGCCGTGCTCAATATCCTGAAGACCAGCTAAACGTCCCCGTTAGCTCTTTAGCTTCCCGTGTCCTCAGCACCAGGTCAACCGGGGGATGGACCCTCCAGCGACACTAGCCAGCCCTCCCCGAGGTGGCCAACGCCACAGCGGGCGGTGGCTAGCACTCATTGGCTGGAGTGTTTACACGCAGCGTGCTGCTCCCACGCAGGCGCTagtggaggaggaaagaagggaagagagaggaggaggaggagggatgggagagagagagagggagagggggggggggtacttcaGATCCCACAGAGAAGGAAGCAGATGTGCTATGTTTTGGAACTTGAAATCTGAcccctctgtctttatctctctttgtccccccctcccccccctcccacctctccccccccccccccccacagtgaAGACCGCGACGTGGAAGAAGGGCCTGATCGTGGCGTCCTGCCTGCTCATGGTGGCGTTGGTGGTGCTCCTTTGCGTGCTGCGCTTCAGGGCCAAGCGAGGTAGAGACACCTACAGTCCCCCGGCAACCGAGGCCTCTTCTGTCTGACCAGACTAACGTAtgaaaccctcctcctcctctctccttcctcccccccc contains:
- the pecam1b gene encoding LOW QUALITY PROTEIN: platelet endothelial cell adhesion molecule (The sequence of the model RefSeq protein was modified relative to this genomic sequence to represent the inferred CDS: deleted 1 base in 1 codon), whose protein sequence is MGSLLLLFFFSVLGSSTCQQAEGLTLFTLENVTLSIEPDGDVERDASPTLRCRPLVKSSPGTSLVRRYVVLKDNAEVHHGNTSRPDDLLWSIPNARVSDSGKYKCRVFIRDKTAVSNTEKLKVTGLSQPVLLILRNTAQAPIQEGDRVPVSCQAPGETGTFIFYFYDQGQEIHEEQTTSNQVEVELLFNKPGMRDMQCAYMVLMVPDAVKSNHSQAQYVRVREFDFLPVLSVLPDPTKTKIFEGDRINVSCEYRGAIDPLIRVALSNGNQLLDVTQTQAKVSHSLTVFSNHSGEFECSVMKGNVVKKRNSIVKVLEIISTPTLTVNPDVFENDTFHVRCQSDVLAPERVDSTDVNYQIRRIEGQTSYKEKVFRDLVHTAGSRTYTCTVTARNIVKHSPALVVQIKALASEPQIWAVGRVVVGRPFQVRCHSARGSLPITHTLQRNKAPVGTVTITRPGQLALFNVTIQRAGEIHDYSCSSQNNRHVLPVVGKHLNISVVVPLSDPRLSVLPALSDILEGVDLILICSAEGSPPITFRWYRDDSAKSLHSSTSADITDSHVIHGVDKQASGAYYCEAVNYDNVNIRSQKVIVEVKTATWKKGLIVASCLLMVALVVLLCVLRFRAKRGKRDTAAELSVKPSSPKPDDSLTVSLTHDTEVYDATTVRVDGAGTSVWSERSAHPGSDEESSAVSSEPDVEYTEVVHPRPMDPARVPLRKGTDTVYSELQNSPTGLGDLDHHDYGSVEYASLNTEQPELNHNQPQLNHHDLPVPVD